From one Rhodamnia argentea isolate NSW1041297 chromosome 1, ASM2092103v1, whole genome shotgun sequence genomic stretch:
- the LOC115727169 gene encoding tyrosine N-monooxygenase-like, which produces MTGFTTLAYVVLLMALVILHNLIKLFWCKSVKGQSKPLPLPPGPVPWPFVGCAPDMLQNKPVGRWILRWMEDMDADIACFRIGNTHVIPVTDPNIAQEFLRNQDGTFMSRPVSMAAQAFSGGYATTVTSPYGEQWKKMRRVLTSEIICPARHKWLHDKRAEEADNLVKHVFNQCQTLGQVDLRHTTRHYCGNVIRRLVFNKRYFGEGRQDGGPTIDEEQHVDALFNALNYLYAFCVSDYFPFLVGLDLDGHEKVVRDCTTTFRRLHEPIINERIEQWRNDSSSQSNGKEPQDLLDVLIMLKDSRGKPLLTPHEVKAQATEIMMAAVDNPSNAVEWAMAEMINRPELLKKAKEELDRVVGQERLVQESDIPQLNYIKACAREAFRLHPIAPFNVPHVALSDAVVAGYRIPRGSHILVSRMGLGRNPRVWDEPLKFKPERHIMSDAVEVVLTEPHLRFISFSTGRRGCIAAQLGTTMTVMLLARLIQGFNWSMPPNVSNINLNESRNDLSLAEPLVVQAEPCLPNHLYPI; this is translated from the exons ATGACGGGTTTCACCACCTTGGCCTATGTCGTACTTCTCATGGCACTAGTCATCTTACACAATCTCATTAAACTATTTTGGTGCAAAAGCGTGAAAGGGCAATCCAAGCCGCTCCCACTGCCTCCGGGGCCCGTCCCGTGGCCATTCGTTGGCTGCGCCCCAGATATGCTCCAGAACAAGCCCGTGGGCCGGTGGATCCTTCGTTGGATGGAGGATATGGATGCCGACATCGCGTGCTTCCGCATAGGGAACACGCACGTCATTCCTGTAACCGACCCGAACATTGCCCAGGAGTTCCTCAGGAACCAAGACGGCACATTCATGTCGAGGCCTGTATCGATGGCAGCCCAAGCGTTTAGCGGTGGCTACGCAACCACTGTCACCTCTCCCTATGGGGAGCAGTGGAAGAAGATGAGGCGGGTCCTAACGTCAGAGATCATATGCCCGGCGCGACACAAGTGGCTCCACGACAAGAGGGCGGAGGAAGCCGATAACCTAGTGAAGCATGTCTTCAACCAATGCCAAACCCTAGGGCAAGTGGACTTGAGGCACACGACAAGGCACTACTGTGGGAACGTGATAAGAAGGTTGGTGTTCAACAAGAGGTACTTCGGCGAAGGAAGGCAAGATGGAGGACCAACCATTGATGAAGAACAACATGTGGACGCACTGTTCAACGCACTGAACTACCTCTACGCATTCTGTGTATCCGATTACTTCCCATTCTTGGTGGGGCTGGACCTTGATGGGCATGAGAAGGTAGTGAGAGATTGCACGACGACGTTTCGGAGGTTGCACGAGCCAATCATAAACGAGAGAATCGAGCAATGGAGGAACGATTCGAGTTCGCAGAGTAATGGAAAAGAGCCTCAAGACTTGTTGGATGTTCTTATTATGCTTAAAGACTCACGAGGGAAGCCATTGCTAACGCCGCATGAAGTCAAAGCGCAGGCTACG GAAATTATGATGGCCGCAGTAGACAATCCATCAAATGCAGTGGAATGGGCAATGGCGGAGATGATAAATAGGCCCGAACTCCTTAAGAaagccaaagaagaattagatAGAGTTGTGGGACAGGAGAGGTTGGTCCAAGAGTCCGATATCCCCCAGCTCAACTACATCAAGGCATGCGCTAGGGAGGCCTTCAGGCTCCACCCGATCGCGCCCTTCAACGTCCCGCACGTCGCCTTGTCGGACGCCGTCGTGGCCGGCTACCGCATCCCTAGGGGCAGCCACATCTTGGTGAGCCGGATGGGCCTTGGCAGAAACCCTAGAGTGTGGGACGAGCCCCTCAAGTTCAAGCCGGAGCGGCACATCATGAGCGATGCCGTGGAAGTCGTGCTCACGGAGCCTCACTTGCGATTCATTTCCTTTAGCACGGGCCGGCGCGGGTGCATTGCCGCCCAGCTTGGGACAACGATGACAGTGATGCTCCTTGCCAGGCTAATTCAGGGGTTCAACTGGAGCATGCCCCCTAATGTTTCGAACATCAATCTTAATGAGTCGAGGAACGACTTGTCCCTTGCCGAGCCGTTGGTTGTTCAAGCTGAGCCGTGCCTACCGAACCATCTCTATCCAATATAG
- the LOC115730618 gene encoding autophagy-related protein 13b has product MASSHSDSARMEQIITEFFAKSLHIILESRTPCISSRNFSGEQTVSSPSSSSSSSSSVRPRDKWFNLALRECPEALENLDLWHQSNLEPMVVDVVLVKRAINWEPANFYPKTELFKNLSSKELHTNCWNSDQEELGNERSEKIIERWIVQYEVRKAKDAGKGSKRSSSSILSSIYKKSMLLLRSLYLTVRLLPAYKIFRDLNLTGQIRSFSLAHRVSSFVEPFTRREEAEMQQFGFAPVDTSSGRLCLSVLYRSSLSDVSSEPSTPMSPQLIPDYVGSPLADPLKRFPSLPVSHGSPSSLPFSRRHSWSFDQYRASPPSRTFSPSPTHSEPYASASNPSSCRFPPPGLPPHPSEVSHAHKDNASFDEYYPSPIFSPSLSPSPPIYVPGSNLSRALLRSESAPVNILATKFLNSPMLFKNQNFPPSPPLRGTRYGPSTADKSMCPSRDVATVDKMSFVGRDDIGRPSGLQLSSGSSAHISYSRSSCRSFHDDFDESEYTCPFDVNEDDVTDSGSRVDLFDKRGHAHDPLQSASFLPIRKSPGAAVGALVDMLKKAPPLHQDFSNMATASQASQASRSETWSNSFHEYCQTPKAISAQDGTSSVTSSALLASKTTADALEELKGYQEMKNLLLSQGGTGRSQSVPNYAAAAAAVVESAGRGTVKF; this is encoded by the exons ATGGCATCATCCCACTCGGATTCTGCGCGGATGGAGCAGATAATCACTGAATTCTTTGCCAAGAGTCTCCACATAATACTCGAATCAAGGACCCCTTGCATTTCTTCGCGGAATTTCAGCGGTGAACAGACTGTGTCCTCCCCATCTtcgtcctcttcttcctcttcaagcGTGAGACCAAGAGATAAATGGTTCAATTTAGCTCTTAGAGAATGCCCTGAGGCGTTGGAGAATCTCGATCTTTGGCACCAAAGCAATCTTGAACCTATGGTTGTTGATGTTGTTTTGGTGAAGAGAGCGATTAACTGGGAACCAGCCAATTTCTATCCCAAGACGGAACTGTTCAAGAATTTGTCATCGAAAGAGCTGCATACAAATTGCTGGAACTCTGACCAGGAGGAGCTAGGAAATGAAAGGAGTGAAAAGATAATAGAAAGATGGATAGTGCAGTATGAGGTGAGGAAGGCCAAGGATGCTGGCAAGGGGAGCAAAAGATCAAGCAGTAGTATCTTGTCATCAATTTATAAGAAGTCGATGTTGCTTTTAAGATCCTTATACCTAACTGTCCGGCTCTTGCCAGCATATAAAATATTTCGGGACCTGAATTTAACTGGTCAAATTCGCTCTTTCTCTCTTGCTCATcgggtttcttcttttgttgagCCCTTCACCCGTAGAGAGGAGGCTGAAATGCAACAATTTGGTTTCGCCCCTGTGGATACTTCATCTGGTAGGCTTTGCCTTTCAGTATTGTATCGATCATCATTATCTGATGTTAGTTCCGAGCCATCTACCCCAATGTCTCCCCAGCTTATACCAGATTATGTGGGCAGCCCATTAGCTGACCCGCTTAAGAGATTTCCATCACTTCCTGTATCTCATGGCTCCCCTTCGTCATTGCCATTCTCAAGGAGACACAGTTGGAGTTTTGATCAATACCGTGCCTCTCCGCCTTCCAGGACTTTCTCGCCTTCACCAACCCATTCTGAACCTTATGCTTCAGCTTCTAACCCCAGTTCTTGTCGGTTTCCCCCACCAGGTTTGCCACCTCACCCATCTGAAGTATCTCATGCTCATAAGGATAATGCTAGCTTTGATGAATACTATCCCTCCCCtatattttctccttctctctcaccctccCCACCCATTTATGTACCTGGGAGTAATCTTTCAAGGGCTCTTTTACGATCTGAGAGTGCTCCAGTTAATATACTTGCAACGAAGTTTCTTAATTCCCCTATGTTGTTCAAGAACCAAAACTTTCCTCCTTCACCTCCTCTCAGAGGTACAAGATATGGCCCTTCAACGGCTGATAAAAGTATGTGTCCCAGCCGTGATGTTGCAACAGTTGATAAG ATGTCCTTTGTCGGAAGGGATGACATAGGAAGACCTTCTGGGTTACAACTATCATCTGGAAGTTCAGCACATATTTCCTATTCCAGAAGCTCCTGCAGGTCTTTCCATGATGATTTTGATGAGTCTGAGTACACTTGTCCATTCGATGTGAATGAAGATGATGTGACAGATTCAGGTAGCAG AGTGGATTTATTCGATAAAAGAGGACATGCGCATGATCCACTCCAGTCTGCTTCGTTTTTGCCAATCAGAAAATCTCCAGGTGCTGCTGTTGGAGCTCTTGTGGATATGTTGAAGAAAGCTCCTCCTCTTCACCAAGACTTCTCAAATATGGCAACAGCTTCACAAGCTTCACAAGCCTCCAGATCTGAGACCTGGAGCAACAGCTTTCACGAGTATTGTCAGACCCCTAAAGCCATATCAGCTCAGGATGGCACTTCAAGCGTTACATCCTCTGCTCTTCTCGCATCTAAGACAACAGCTGATGCTTTAGAAGAACTCAAGGGTTATCAGGAGATGAAGAATTTACTGCTTTCTCAAGGGGGTACTGGTAGGTCACAGAGCGTGCCCAAttatgctgctgctgctgctgctgttgtagAATCTGCCGGTAGAGGTACCGTTAAATTTTAG